Proteins encoded together in one Rana temporaria chromosome 6, aRanTem1.1, whole genome shotgun sequence window:
- the LOC120942773 gene encoding taste receptor type 2 member 40-like: MMSPHDLSVLISSVLGLVLAIPSNTCIVMGNLDIIRKKGKLNPSDVIFLGKGIVNILLQCVLSLLVMFIVFSPKIFFIRQIFVFLKTSGYFLTYYSFWLTFWLSAHYCTSITNLSYGFFIWIKRIVSNFLSHLLFLTAFLVFFVSVPGFWILYGESISTSENSTEASDNKFNKIRYYAWATNTLGSLLPFFLSLLCLVLTSSFLLRHVWRVKNNDSGSTRPNLQAHVSALRTIFFLLLIFTLFCMSQSLLFLQNLSLVIVGWNLQLLAPSAEAAIIFQASNELRRIILRRFWTRSRRNTET, translated from the coding sequence ATGATGTCTCCACACGACTTATCCGTTTTAATCTCCTCAGTCTTGGGACTGGTCTTGGCAATCCCTTCTAACACTTGTATTGTGATGGGTAATCTGGACATCATCAGAAAGAAAGGGAAGTTGAATCCCTCCGATGTGATCTTTCTGGGGAAGGGAATTGTGAATattctcctccagtgtgtgctgaGCCTACTGGTAATGTTCATTGTCTTTTCtccaaaaatatttttcattAGACAAATATTTGTGTTTTTGAAAACATCAGGTTACTTCCTAACCTACTACAGCTTCTGGTTGACCTTCTGGCTCTCGGCTCATTACTGTACCAGCATCACCAATCTCAGCTATGGGTTCTTCATCTGGATAAAGAGAATTGTGTCCAATTTCCTGAGTCACCTTCTATTCCTGACAGCATTTCTGGTATTTTTTGTGAGTGTTCCGGGCTTCTGGATTCTGTATGGAGAAAGTATCTCAACTTCTGAGAACAGTACAGAAGCCTCTGATAACAAGTTTAATAAAATCCGTTACTATGCTTGGGCTACAAACACCCTGGGCTCccttttaccattcttccttagTCTTCTGTGTCTGGTCCTCACTTCCTCCTTTCTGCTCAGACACGTCTGGAGGGTGAAGAATAACGACTCGGGATCAACACGTCCAAATCTTCAGGCTCATGTCTCGGCACTGAGAACAATCTTCTTCTTACTTCTCATCTTCACCTTATTCTGCATGTCTCAGTCACTTCTGTTTCTTCAAAATCTCTCCCTTGTTATAGTCGGTTGGAATTTACAGTTATTAGCTCCATCGGCCGAGGCCGCCATCATCTTCCAGGCCAGCAACGAGCTGAGAAGGATCATTCTGAGAAGATTCTGGACCAGAAGCCGGAGGAACACAGAGACTTAA
- the LOC120942776 gene encoding taste receptor type 2 member 40-like, whose amino-acid sequence MMSPHSLSVLVSSVLGLVLAIPSNTCIVMGNLDIIRKKGKLSPSDVIFLGKGIVNILLQCVLSLQGMLLVFSPAILCIIQVYVFVFAVVYFLTYYSFWLTFWLSAHYCTSITNLSYGFFIWIKRIVSNFLSHLLFLTALGVFIMTVPGFWIVYAEIPLQSSENSTEDCVTGFHVSLSYFVSTNILGVILPFCLSLLCLVLTFSFLLRHVCRVKNNDSGSTRPNLQAHVTALRTIFFLLLMFTFFIMHYVLLFLPNFTLVIIGWTFRLLSPSLEAAIIFQASNKLRRIILRRFWTRSRRNTET is encoded by the coding sequence ATGATGTCTCCACATTCCTTATCCGTTTTAGTCTCCTCAGTCTTGGGACTGGTCTTGGCAATCCCTTCTAACACTTGTATTGTGATGGGTAATCTGGACATCATCAGAAAGAAAGGGAAGTTGAGTCCCTCCGATGTGATCTTTCTGGGGAAGGGAATTGTGAATattctcctccagtgtgtgctgaGCCTACAGGGAATGTTACTTGTCTTTTCTCCTGCAATCTTATGCATTATACAAGTTTATGTGTTTGTCTTTGCAGTAGTTTACTTCCTAACCTATTACAGCTTCTGGTTGACCTTCTGGCTCTCGGCTCATTACTGTACCAGCATCACCAATCTCAGCTATGGGTTCTTCATCTGGATAAAGAGAATTGTGTCCAATTTCCTGAGTCACCTTCTATTCCTGACGGCACTTGGGGTGTTCATTATGACTGTCCCGGGCTTCTGGATTGTGTATGCAGAAATTCCTCTCCAGTCTTCTGAGAACAGTACAGAAGACTGTGTTACTGGGTTCCATGTCAGCCTTTCCTATTTTGTGTCTACAAACATCCTAGGCGTCATTCTTCCATTCTGCCTTAGTCTTCTGTGCCTGGTCCTCACTTTCTCCTTTCTGCTCAGACACGTCTGCAGGGTGAAGAATAACGACTCGGGATCAACACGTCCAAATCTTCAGGCTCATGTCACGGCACTGAGGACAATCTTCTTCTTACTTCTCATGTTCACATTCTTCATCATGCATTATGTGCTTCTGTTTCTTCCAAATTTCACACTGGTTATAATCGGTTGGACTTTTCGATTATTATCTCCATCACTGGAGGCCGCCATCATCTTCCaggccagcaacaagctgagaagGATCATTCTGAGAAGATTCTGGACCAGAAGCCGGAGGAACACAGAGACTTAA
- the LOC120942774 gene encoding taste receptor type 2 member 40-like: MMSLELSILISSALGLVLAIPSNTCIVMGNLDIIRKKGKLSPSDVIFLGKGIVNILLQCVMSIQAMLYVFCETYMYATDVRGFINVSVFFLIYYNFWLTFWLSAHYCTSITNLSYGFFIWIKRIVSNFLSHLLFLTALGMFIVSVPWFWTVHAESMKSSENSTEDSCKRFRIRIPYVVPMAFLGVILPFCLSLLCLVLTFSFLLRHVWRVKNTDSGSTRPNLQAHVTALRTILFLLLIFIFFCMSQIGLFLHSLSLVIVCWNLQILSPSVEAAVIFQASNKLRRIILRRFWTRSRRNTET; the protein is encoded by the coding sequence ATGATGTCTCTGGAATTATCTATTTTGATTTCTTCAGCCTTGGGACTGGTCTTGGCAATCCCTTCTAACACTTGTATTGTGATGGGTAATCTGGACATCATCAGAAAGAAAGGGAAGTTGAGTCCCTCCGATGTGATCTTTCTGGGGAAAGGAATTGTGAATATTCTCCTCCAGTGTGTGATGAGTATACAGGCAATGCTCTATGTCTTTTGTGAGACATACATGTATGCTACAGATGTACGTGGATTTATAAACGTATCAGTTTTCTTTTTGATCTATTACAACTTCTGGTTGACCTTCTGGCTCTCGGCTCATTACTGTACCAGCATCACCAATCTCAGCTATGGGTTCTTCATCTGGATAAAGAGAATTGTGTCCAATTTCCTGAGTCACCTTCTATTCCTGACAGCACTTGGGATGTTTATTGTGAGTGTCCCATGGTTCTGGACTGTCCATGCAGAAAGTATGAAGTCTTCTGAGAACAGTACAGAAGACTCTTGTAAAAGGTTCCGTATCAGAATTCCCTATGTTGTTCCCATGGCCTTCCTAGGCGTCATTCTTCCATTCTGCCTTAGTCTTCTGTGTCTGGTCCTCACTTTCTCCTTTCTGCTCAGACACGTCTGGAGGGTGAAGAATACCGACTCGGGATCAACACGTCCAAATCTTCAGGCTCATGTCACGGCACTGAGGACAATCCTCTTCTTACTTCTCATCTTCATATTCTTCTGCATGTCTCAAATTGGCTTATTTCTTCACAGTTTGTCATTGGTAATAGTCTGTTGGAATTTACAAATATTATCTCCATCGGTGGAGGCCGCCGTCATCTTCCaggccagcaacaagctgagaagGATCATTCTGAGGAGATTCTGGACCAGAAGCCGGAGGAACACAGAGACTTAA
- the LOC120942775 gene encoding taste receptor type 2 member 40-like: protein MMSPDLSILISSVLGLVLAIPSNTCIVMGNLDIIRKKGKLSPSDVIFLGKGIVNILLQCLLSLQAILLVLCQAYMYATDVGEFMNILVFFLIYYNFWLTFWLSAHYCTSITNLSYGFFIWIKRIVSNFLSRLLFLTALGMFIVTVPGFWAVYGGSIQSSDNSTEDSGNRLRMGLPYVVPMTFLGVILPFCLSLLCLVLTFSFLLRHVWRVKNNDSGSTCPNLQAHVTALRTILFFLLLIFIFFCVSQIGLFLHSLLVLVVFWDVQILSPSVEAAVIFQASNKLRRIILRRFWARNWRNTET from the coding sequence ATGATGTCTCCGGACTTATCTATTTTGATTTCTTCAGTCTTGGGACTGGTCTTGGCAATCCCTTCTAACACTTGTATTGTGATGGGTAATCTGGACATCATCAGAAAGAAAGGGAAGTTGAGTCCCTCCGATGTGATCTTTCTGGGGAAGGGAATTGTGAATATTCTCCTCCAGTGTTTGCTGAGTCTACAGGCAATACTCCTTGTCTTGTGTCAGGCATACATGTATGCTACAGATGTAGGTGAATTTATGAACatattagttttctttttgaTCTATTACAACTTCTGGTTGACCTTCTGGCTCTCGGCTCATTACTGTACCAGCATCACCAATCTCAGCTATGGGTTCTTCATCTGGATAAAGAGAATTGTGTCCAATTTCCTGAGTCGCCTTCTATTCCTGACAGCACTTGGGATGTTCATTGTGACTGTCCCGGGCTTTTGGGCTGTGTATGGAGGAAGTATCCAGTCTTCTGATAACAGCACAGAAGACTCTGGTAACAGGTTGAGGATGGGACTTCCCTATGTTGTTCCCATGACCTTCCTAGGCGTCATTCTTCCATTCTGCCTTAGTCTTCTGTGTCTGGTCCTCACTTTCTCCTTTCTGCTCAGACACGTCTGGAGGGTGAAGAATAACGACTCGGGATCAACATGTCCAAATCTTCAGGCTCATGTCACGGCACTGAGGACAATCCTTTTCTTCTTACTTCTCATCTTCATATTCTTCTGCGTGTCTCAAATTGGCTTATTTCTTCACAGTTTATTAGTGTTAGTAGTCTTTTGGGATGTACAAATATTATCCCCATCAGTTGAGGCTGCTGTCATCTTCCaggccagcaacaagctgagaagGATCATTCTGAGAAGATTCTGGGCCAGAAACTGGAGGAACACAGAGACTTAA